One genomic region from Rosa rugosa chromosome 1, drRosRugo1.1, whole genome shotgun sequence encodes:
- the LOC133726675 gene encoding early nodulin-like protein 21, protein MAAFKTSLFWLVIFISLGNSLVFSAFEFQVGGTQGWVVPPTNDSKVYNDWASENRFQIGNAIRFKYKKDSVMEVTEEDYKKCNSSHPNFFSNNGNTVYRFDHSGSFYFISGAAGHCEKGQRMIVKVMSTDEESPLGKKSAGYRAAVYELGVSKLVFVQFVLFYVASLVF, encoded by the exons ATGGCTGCTTTTAAAACAAGTTTGTTCTGGCTCGTCATTTTCATCTCTCTTGGGAACTCGTTGGTTTTCTCAGCTTTTGAGTTCCAGGTTGGTGGAACTCAAGGTTGGGTCGTCCCTCCAACCAATGACAGCAAGGTCTACAACGACTGGGCCTCAGAAAACAGGTTCCAAATCGGCAACGCCATCC GTTTTAAGTACAAGAAGGACTCGGTGATGGAGGTGACGGAAGAGGACTACAAGAAGTGCAATTCAAGTCATCCCAACTTCTTCTCCAACAATGGAAACACTGTCTACAGGTTTGACCATTCGGGGTCGTTTTACTTCATCAGTGGGGCAGCCGGACACTGCGAAAAGGGGCAGAGGATGATCGTTAAGGTCATGTCGACCGATGAGGAGTCTCCGTTGGGCAAAAAATCGGCTGGTTATCGTGCTGCGGTTTACGAGCTTGGAGTGTCCAAACTTGTGTTTGTTCAGTTTGTTTTGTTCTATGTTGCTTCTCTTGTGTTCTAG
- the LOC133734450 gene encoding putative F-box protein At1g65770: MRKHERDYGVSSSIAKKHKTDENPKEVRPTLPKSKHKHARDSGDSSSIAKKKLKTEVEVSSSGEGNPLACLPPDVSFMILDKLFEPTDHLSFARVCKDWCSISRNYNIATQRWHKKGKLLPLFLVSTESESKGKTTNHELEAYNVSSGKRCYDNIHFPVTHGKRCCGSSHGWLAILDIEGICLSITLVHPFQKSVEAIKLPLLDFMTTKSLQYYDINHLKNTYQEYIRKVILSSDPILNRDNYVVVVLYGYGGSKLAFIKGGQQRWTYPDRRQSCLKDAIFYRNQVYAVGGGDGNEKIISFDVNSCNKPSKPPKANQRTPNNVLKKCAASSYLVESVEGDHLWHVRRLVSYSRRADKYIERFMVYKVAFEDKDGSVVEQVEVQSIGDETLFVGASHSIAVLASNFPGCKPNSIYYATEEPYCFGDPDHKTYHISSLDDGTITEYEQNLRRHPSLHLGIPCGVWVLPMFKGLF; the protein is encoded by the coding sequence ATGAGAAAGCACGAGAGGGACTATGGGGTTTCTAGTTCAATTGCAAAGAAGCACAAGACAGACGAGAACCCAAAAGAGGTCCGACCAACACTGCCAAAGTCCAAGCACAAGCATGCAAGAGATTCTGGGGATTCTAGTTCAATCGCAAAGAAGAAGCTGAAAACTGAAGTAGAAGTCTCTTCAAGTGGGGAAGGGAACCCACTGGCATGTCTTCCTCCAGATGTTTCCTTTATGATTCTTGATAAGTTGTTCGAACCCACCGACCATCTTTCTTTCGCTAGGGTTTGCAAAGATTGGTGCTCTATTTCAAGAAACTATAATATTGCAACTCAACGCTGGCACAAGAAGGGCAAGTTGCTTCCCCTTTTCTTGGTAAGTACTGAATCCGAATCAAAAGGAAAGACTACCAACCATGAACTCGAAGCATATAACGTTTctagtggaaaaagatgttACGATAATATTCATTTTCCGGTCACTCATGGCAAGAGGTGTTGTGGTTCTAGCCATGGTTGGTTGGCCATATTAGATATAGAAGGCATATGTCTCTCCATAACTCTGGTGCACCCTTTCCAAAAATCAGTGGAAGCCATCAAACTCCCTCTTTTGGATTTCATGACGACCAAGTCGTTGCAGTACTATGACATTAACCACTTAAAGAACACCTACCAAGAATACATTCGAAAGGTTATCTTGTCCTCCGATCCCATCTTGAATCGGGATAATTATGTTGTTGTTGTGCTCTACGGTTATGGTGGTTCAAAGTTGGCTTTCATCAAAGGAGGACAACAAAGATGGACTTATCCCGATAGGCGTCAAAGCTGCCTTAAGGATGCCATATTTTATAGAAACCAAGTTTATGCGGTTGGCGGAGGCGATGGAAATGAAAAAATCATCTCATTTGATGTTAATAGTTGTAATAAACCTTCAAAGCCTCCAAAAGCAAACCAGCGTACGCCTAATAATGTCCTAAAAAAATGTGCTGCTAGTTCATATCTTGTGGAATCAGTCGAGGGAGACCACCTATGGCATGTTAGAAGACTAGTTTCTTATTCAAGGAGAGCCGATAAGTACATTGAGAGGTTTATGGTTTACAAGGTGGCGTTTGAGGACAAAGATGGATCGGTTGTGGAACAAGTAGAGGTACAAAGCATCGGAGACGAGACTCTGTTTGTGGGTGCATCTCATTCAATAGCCGTCCTGGCTTCAAACTTTCCTGGGTGTAAGCCAAATTCCATTTACTATGCCACAGAGGAGCCGTATTGTTTTGGAGATCCGGACCACAAAACCTATCATATATCTAGTCTAGATGATGGAACCATCACAGAATATGAGCAAAACCTACGCCGGCATCCAAGTTTACATTTAGGAATTCCATGTGGAGTTTGGGTTCTACCAATGTTTAAGGGACTATTCTAG
- the LOC133726677 gene encoding succinate dehydrogenase [ubiquinone] iron-sulfur subunit 2, mitochondrial-like, with protein MATGLLRRAFTGISSSPAPTAARYVLLRAFASEPQTDAAVPTARDTSKLKTFSIYRWSPDNPTKPELKEYKIDLKECGPMVLDALIKIKNEMDPSLTFRRSCREGICGSCAMNIDGCNGLACLTKIESAGSATTITPLPHMFVIKDLVVDMTNFYNQYKSIEPWLKRKTPAEEPGKEILQTKKDRAKLDGMYECILCACCSTSCPSYWWNPESYLGPAALLHANRWIVDSRDEYTEERLDAINDEYKLYRCHTILNCARACPKGLNPGKQIQHIKQLQLAGANA; from the exons ATGGCGACGGGTCTGTTACGGAGGGCCTTCACCGGAATCTCATCCTCACCGGCGCCGACGGCGGCTAGGTACGTCCTTCTCCGAGCCTTCGCCTCCGAGCCGCAGACCGACGCGGCCGTCCCGACGGCGCGTGACACCTCCAAGCTGAAGACGTTCTCGATTTACCGGTGGAGCCCCGATAACCCGACGAAGCCGGAGCTGAAGGAGTACAAGATCGACCTCAAGGAGTGCGGCCCTATGGTCCTCGACGCGCTCATCAAGATCAAGAACGAGATGGACCCCAGCCTCACGTTCCGCCGGAGCTGCCGCGAAGGGATCTGCGGCTCCTGCGCGATGAACATCGACGGCTGCAACGGCCTCGCCTGCCTGACGAAGATCGAGTCCGCCGGTTCGGCCACGACGATCACGCCGCTGCCGCACATGTTCGTGATCAAGGATTTGGTGGTGGATATGACCAATTTCTATAACCAGTACAAGAGCATTGAGCCGTGGCTGAAGAGGAAGACTCCGGCGGAGGAGCCAGGGAAGGAGATTCTGCAGACTAAGAAGGATAGGGCCAAGCTGGATGGGATGTACGAGTGTATTCTCTGTGCTTGCTGTAGCACATCGTGCCCTAGCTACTGGTGGAACCCTGAGTCTTATTTGGGACCAGCTGCTTTGCTCCACGCCAATAG GTGGATAGTTGACAGCCGTGATGAATATACAGAGGAGCGACTGGATGCAATCAATGATGAGTACAAGCTATACCGCTGCCATACCATATTGAACTGTGCTCGTGCCTGCCCAAAGGGCTTGAACCCTGGAAAGCAGATCCAACATATCAAGCAGCTTCAGCTAGCAGGAGCTAATGCTTGA
- the LOC133726676 gene encoding uncharacterized protein LOC133726676 yields MANFLINRTLKSIPNLNLITTALSSRSRQFTSAAATAAEQPQSDGGESSSSSSFTFSSDGQDSVHIKPSSSVSKRETASSSVTMPMSFMTGSVVGKRFYNQVTTRKADDGNGWSVMLDYRTLKTPSKRPLKLPTLGLAKAIAAEWEYQETDGIRPFTMPLMKLACTALERVPITRHKVIEYLINRFNQDLVFCRAPDDSELTSGIHERQVEKIDPLLDWLESEFGFKPVVYSSFFGGKQEDGLLKAVETLLKKTDECELAAIDAIAGAAHSLTIALGLFCGKLQIEEAIELIRLEEDFQVDKWGLVEGGHDVDIADLKVQIASAAVFLGLSRRI; encoded by the exons ATGGCCAATTTCCTGATAAACAGAACCCTAAAATCAATCCCAAACCTCAACCTAATCACCACCGCTCTATCCTCTCGTTCCCGCCAATTCACCTCCGCCGCTGCCACCGCCGCCGAGCAACCCCAATCCGACGGCGGCgagtcttcctcctcctcctccttcaccTTCTCATCCGACGGCCAAGACAGCGTACACATCAAGCCCTCTTCTTCAGTTTCAAAGCGCGAAACGGCGTCGTCGTCGGTGACGATGCCGATGTCGTTCATGACGGGGTCGGTGGTGGGGAAGAGATTCTACAATCAAGTGACGACCAGGAAGGCCGACGACGGGAATGGGTGGTCGGTGATGCTTGATTATCGGACGCTCAAGACTCCATCAAAGAGACCCTTAAAGCTTCCGACTTTGGGTTTAGCTAAGGCCATTGCTGCTGAGTGGGAATACCAG GAAACAGATGGGATTAGGCCCTTCACGATGCCTCTCATGAAGCTTGCTTGTACTGCACTTGAAAGAGTTCCTATCACACGGCATAAGGTTATAGAATACTTGATAAATAGATTCAATCAAGATTTAGTCTTTTGTCGCGCCCCGGATGACAGTGAGCTGACAAGCGGCATCCATG AACGGCAAGTGGAAAAGATTGATCCATTACTTGATTGGCTGGAGTCCGAATTTGGCTTTAAGCCTGTTGTTTACTCCAGCTTTTTTGGTGGAAAGCAGGAGGATGGACTTCTAAAAGCTGTAGAAACCCTACTGAAGAAAACAGATGAGTGTGAATTGGCAGCAATTGATGCTATTGCAGGAGCAGCACACTCCCTAACAATTGCTCTTGGATTGTTTTGTGGGAAACTGCAGATTGAAGAAGCAATAGAGCTAATTAGACTTGAAGAAGATTTTCAG GTAGACAAGTGGGGTCTGGTTGAAGGTGGTCATGATGTAGATATTGCTGATCTCAAAGTACAGATCGCATCAGCTGCTGTATTCCTAGGTCTTTCAAGGAGGATTTAA
- the LOC133707107 gene encoding cystinosin homolog, with translation MASWNSIQLEITYRVLGWLTFTFWAVGFYPQVFLNFRRKSVVGLSIDFVVLNWTKHSSYLIYNASLYFSSAVQKQYFEKYGFGEMIPVAANDVAFSVHAVFVTSIILFQIAIYERGSQRVSKIAIGIVFGVWLFAAVCFLVALPTHSWLWLISIFNSIQVFMTVIKYTPQAYMNFIRKSTDGLSIFFILLDLSGGVGSYAQMAVQSIDQDSWVNFYGNIGKTLLSLICVSFDLLFICQHYVLYPSKKALISPKMITASKEDLEPLVSSDNHQV, from the exons ATGGCGTCGTGGAATTCGATTCAGCTGGAGATCACATACAGAGTTCTGGGGTGGTTGACTTTCACGTTTTGGGCCGTCGGCTTCTACCCTCAAGTGTTCTTGAATTTCCGTCGAAAaag TGTTGTGGGGCTGAGCATCGATTTTGTGGTGCTGAATTGGACGAAACACTCGTCATATCTCATTTACAACGCCTCTCTTTACTTCAGCTCCGCCGTTCAGAAGCAGTACTTTGAAAAGTACGGTTTCGGAGAG ATGATACCTGTAGCTGCAAATGATGTTGCTTTCTCTGTTCATGCCGTTTTTGTAACATCAATTATCCTTTTCCAAATTGCAATCTATGAA CGAGGAAGTCAGAGAGTATCCAAGATTGCCATTGGAATCGTCTTTGGTGTGTGGCTATTTGCTGCAGTTTGTTTCTTGGTGGCTCTGCCAACTCATTCTTGGCTTTGGCTCATCTCTATCTTCAA CTCAATTCAAGTTTTTATGACAGTCATCAAATATACTCCCCAG GCATACATGAACTTCATAAGAAAGAGCACAGATGGATTAAGTATTTTCTTTATTCTACTTGATCTTTCGGGAGGAGTGGGAAGTTATGCACAAATGGCCGTGCAGTCTATTGATCAAG ATTCTTGGGTGAACTTTTATGGAAACATAGGGAAGACACTGCTATCTTTG ATATGTGTATCATTTGATCTTCTTTTCATTTGCCAACATTATGTTCTGTATCCTTCCAAGAAGGCATTGATATCTCCTAAAATGATTACCGCCAGCAAGGAGGACTTGGAGCCCCTTGTCAGTTCTGATAATCACCAAGTGTGA
- the LOC133707117 gene encoding cystinosin homolog — MASWNSVPLEITYEVLGWLAFISWSISFYPQVILNFRRKSVIGLNFDFVLLNLTKHSSYLIYNATLYFSSAVQKQYLEKYGLGEMIPVAANDVAFSIHAVLLTAITLFQVVIYERGSQKVSRISIGIVAAVWLGAAVCFFVALPTHSWLWLISIFNSIQVFMTAIKYIPQAIFNFTRKSTVGFSIGNILLDFSGGVANYAQMGVQSIDQGSWVNFYGNIGKTLLSLISIFFDLLFMGQHFILYPAKGATISSKISKEESAEPLVKSSDDPVSENV, encoded by the exons ATGGCGTCTTGGAATTCAGTTCCACTCGAAATCACATACGAAGTTCTGGGTTGGTTGGCCTTCATTTCATGGTCCATAAGCTTTTACCCACAAGTCATCTTAAACTTTCGCAGAAAAAG TGTTATTGGGTTGAACTTCGATTTCGTGCTACTGAATTTGACCAAGCACTCGTCGTATCTCATTTACAACGCCACTCTCTACTTCAGCTCCGCCGTTCAAAAACAGTACTTGGAGAAATATGGACTCGGAGAG ATGATACCGGTAGCAGCGAATGATGTTGCGTTTTCTATTCATGCTGTTTTGCTGACAGCAATTACCTTGTTCCAGGTTGTGATCTACGAA CGTGGAAGTCAGAAGGTGTCCAGGATTTCCATTGGAATTGTTGCTGCCGTTTGGTTAGGTGCTGCAGTTTGTTTCTTCGTAGCTTTGCCAACCCATTCTTGGCTCTGGCTCATTTCCATTTTCAA CTCAATTCAAGTTTTTATGACAGCCATCAAATATATTCCTCAG GCAATCTTCAACTTCACGCGGAAGAGCACAGTTGGGTTTAGCATTGGCAACATTTTACTCGACTTTTCTGGAGGGGTGGCAAATTATGCACAAATGGGCGTGCAGTCCATAGATCAAG GTTCTTGGGTGAACTTTTATGGAAATATAGGGAAGACACTGCTGTCTTTG ATATCAATCTTCTTTGACCTTCTCTTCATGGGTCAGCATTTCATACTGTATCCTGCCAAGGGAGCAACAATCTCTTCTAAAATAAGCAAGGAGGAGAGCGCGGAGCCACTCGTTAAGTCGTCTGATGACCCAGTATCTGAAAATGTATGA